From Mauremys mutica isolate MM-2020 ecotype Southern chromosome 15, ASM2049712v1, whole genome shotgun sequence, one genomic window encodes:
- the CCER2 gene encoding coiled-coil domain-containing glutamate-rich protein 2 isoform X2: MLHHHYLLKELKELVHEENAHHHPSPGTWQETEDGPEGDELRKRDKPLQQSSAASEMVEEKEGEARKEEYEKTEKIEEKVKEEKVSHGEDSTQVEEEAKEILEGEEEEEERKRRHEEARRAPPKLRETRGPGASKKTGPPAKRHFSQEDSSEEELPYHHGGRHHEGLEDWEQEEEEEEERSGPARRKGGPAKRMAEKASDEETAQFEAEEKGVKISGSQSHLRGDGRLWKEGEERHGHRHGPPGHPLKKRHPEEEAGHLKGKHHGHQGEEEEEEEEEEEEEEREAKKDKERELERLEEIEHALKKVAEKLRELRRG, from the exons ATGCTGCACCATCACTACCTGCTGAAGGAGCTAAAGGAGCTGGTCCATGAAG agaacgcccaccaccaccccagccctggcaccTGGCAGGAGACGGAGGACGGCCCCGAGGGGGACGAGCTGAGGAAGCGGGACAAGCCCCTCCAGCAGAGCTCGGCCGCCTCCGAGATggtggaggagaaggagggcgagGCCCGGAAGGAGGAGTACGAGAAGACGGAGAAGATCGAGGAGAAGGTGAAAGAGGAGAAGGTCTCGCACGGGGAGGACAGCAcccaggtggaggaggaggccAAGGAGATCCTGgagggtgaggaagaggaggaggagaggaagaggaggcacGAGGAGGCGAGGCGGGCGCCGCCCAAGCTGAGGGAGACCCGGGGCCCCGGGGCCAGCAAGAAAACGGGGCCGCCAGCCAAGAGGCACTTCAGCCAAGAGGACAGTTCGGAGGAGGAGCTGCCGTACCACCATGGAGGCCGGCACCACGAGGGGCTAGAGgactgggagcaggaggaggaggaggaggaggagcgatcGGGCCCGGCCCGGCGGAAGGGCGGCCCGGCCAAGCGGATGGCCGAGAAGGCCAGCGACGAGGAGACGGCCCAGTTCGAGGCGGAGGAGAAGGGCGTGAAAATCTCCGGCTCGCAGAGCCACCTCCGCGGGGACGGGCGGCtgtggaaggagggggaggagcggcaCGGCCACCGCCACGGGCCGCCCGGCCACCCGCTGAAGAAGAGGCACCctgaggaggaggcagggcaccTGAAGGGCAAGCACCATGGCcaccagggggaggaggaggaagaagaggaggaggaggaggaggaggaagagagggaggccaAGAAGGACAAG GAACGGGAGCTGGAGAGGCTGGAAGAGATCGAGCATGCGCTGAAGAAGGTGGCGGAGAAGCTGCGGGAGCTGCGGAGAGGGtga
- the CCER2 gene encoding coiled-coil domain-containing glutamate-rich protein 2 isoform X1, translating into MLAVGLCVLLLSCWHADSLPLSTQLSEEDEKVIKCITEVLADTLSKSSPVPVVNNCLKILKEDERVLAMLHHHYLLKELKELVHEENAHHHPSPGTWQETEDGPEGDELRKRDKPLQQSSAASEMVEEKEGEARKEEYEKTEKIEEKVKEEKVSHGEDSTQVEEEAKEILEGEEEEEERKRRHEEARRAPPKLRETRGPGASKKTGPPAKRHFSQEDSSEEELPYHHGGRHHEGLEDWEQEEEEEEERSGPARRKGGPAKRMAEKASDEETAQFEAEEKGVKISGSQSHLRGDGRLWKEGEERHGHRHGPPGHPLKKRHPEEEAGHLKGKHHGHQGEEEEEEEEEEEEEEREAKKDKERELERLEEIEHALKKVAEKLRELRRG; encoded by the exons CTGATTCGCTGCCCTTGTCCACCCAGCTCTCGGAGGAAGACGAAAag GTCATCAAATGCATCACGGAGGttctggctgacaccctgtccaAATCTAGCCCGGTTCCGGTCGTCAACAACTGCCTGAAGATCCTGAAAgaag ACGAGCGGGTCCTGGCCATGCTGCACCATCACTACCTGCTGAAGGAGCTAAAGGAGCTGGTCCATGAAG agaacgcccaccaccaccccagccctggcaccTGGCAGGAGACGGAGGACGGCCCCGAGGGGGACGAGCTGAGGAAGCGGGACAAGCCCCTCCAGCAGAGCTCGGCCGCCTCCGAGATggtggaggagaaggagggcgagGCCCGGAAGGAGGAGTACGAGAAGACGGAGAAGATCGAGGAGAAGGTGAAAGAGGAGAAGGTCTCGCACGGGGAGGACAGCAcccaggtggaggaggaggccAAGGAGATCCTGgagggtgaggaagaggaggaggagaggaagaggaggcacGAGGAGGCGAGGCGGGCGCCGCCCAAGCTGAGGGAGACCCGGGGCCCCGGGGCCAGCAAGAAAACGGGGCCGCCAGCCAAGAGGCACTTCAGCCAAGAGGACAGTTCGGAGGAGGAGCTGCCGTACCACCATGGAGGCCGGCACCACGAGGGGCTAGAGgactgggagcaggaggaggaggaggaggaggagcgatcGGGCCCGGCCCGGCGGAAGGGCGGCCCGGCCAAGCGGATGGCCGAGAAGGCCAGCGACGAGGAGACGGCCCAGTTCGAGGCGGAGGAGAAGGGCGTGAAAATCTCCGGCTCGCAGAGCCACCTCCGCGGGGACGGGCGGCtgtggaaggagggggaggagcggcaCGGCCACCGCCACGGGCCGCCCGGCCACCCGCTGAAGAAGAGGCACCctgaggaggaggcagggcaccTGAAGGGCAAGCACCATGGCcaccagggggaggaggaggaagaagaggaggaggaggaggaggaggaagagagggaggccaAGAAGGACAAG GAACGGGAGCTGGAGAGGCTGGAAGAGATCGAGCATGCGCTGAAGAAGGTGGCGGAGAAGCTGCGGGAGCTGCGGAGAGGGtga